The DNA segment AACATACTATCTGCAGAATCAGGAAGGGCAGCATTGGGGCTGTGGGTAACAGGAtgcctgctgcttctttacTGCCCTATAGCAACTGCATTAGTAGGTGTTCTACCCCTTTTTTCTGCCACGTGATCCCCCTCTGCAGACTCTGTATAACCTAGTAAGGtgacattattttgaaatgcactGCAGTTTCCCTCTGGGTCTAGATGACTTGCCATTCTTTTCAGATATTCCAGTGAGGGGTTATGAGAACATTTAACATCTGAAGATACAGATAAAAGACAGGTCTAGAAGAGTAAGGTAAATCTGCAAGTTAGTCAAAATGGAGTTTCACTCCATCTTTGAGAGAAATCACAGGGTACATACATTcagttttctcttgttttgGAGAGTCAAAAACATAGCTGCCTGTGGTATCTCAAAGGAATTACAGATGCTTCTATACCTTTGATACAACTTTACAGCACTGCAGGAAGTTCTCAAGGAAGATGGCAACAGATGTTTGACAGCTTCCTCTGGTCTTCAAAAAAACTGAGTGGGGTAAATACTTTTCTGAAGTAGCTTGAATGTGAAATTTGCTTGTTTGATAGGGAGGACACCAACTTATTCAAAGTCAAGGGTGGCCTTCATGCACTGAATCATTGGgttcttttatcttttttggaTAGCGTGACTCCAACAATAGAACAACTCAACTGTAATAATTGATTATTTCTGCGTTAACAGCAGAGAATGGTAATGGTGTGTATGAAGTCAAGAAACCTTTTTAGTATTACGGTATCAATGCATGATTCTatccaaagaagaaaagtgggATGCGCACGTTTTCAATTTGGCTATCTTTGCCTTTAACCAAAACAGCGATAAGAATCATCTTAGTTACATGATTAAGGCTgcaataaagaaagaaaaaatttagcCATTTTGCAATATCTGCAAGTTTACTGCTGAAAACCTATCAAAGATTTTTGCAGGGTAGCTGGTTCAAAAGCAGTGGCACTTTCTCAGTTTCACTTATTTCATCCTCCTTTTCCTCACCTGCTCTGAATTTTCAGAGTATAAAAGGGAAGGTCTGTTGGTCATGGGTTTGCTCTGCTGCTAGCAGGTATCACTATTTGAGTTAAGATCTGGCAGAGAATTCATACTCTACTATCTGGATACTGACACTAAGAATATGCAAGTGTTATTTAAAGAATGTCACTTCTGTTAACAATGAGCTCTTAAATCTTTTCTGTGCAAGATACCAGTTTGTTGATGAAAGAAATAGTATCGCTGGAAATGGCACTTTTCAAAAGTAAACAACACAGctttaaaagctgattttatttattccGTAAATAAAACTGGTATTTAGAAGCTGTGTTATTAAAAGCTTAATGTGATCTTTATGCTCTTGGAAGTCTCTTTACCTTTTTAACTGTCCTGAACTGAGTAAAGGTAGTGGATCCATGTACCTGTACATTAGCTAAGGCTCTACTTAAGACATTTGTTTAATATAGTGATgtagcatttaatttttcttccttacctgTACTGTCCTCAATGAAGATTTTAAGGAGCCAGTTCTTTGCAGGGGGGACTTCGAATTTGCACGAACTATGTCTAAGCGAGATTGATAGTCTGGTGGGTAAAGTGAGCTCCGAAAGACCTGTTCAGATGAAGAAAGCTGTGATGTGGGTGCCATGATACAGCTTGCAAACTAGCAAGCATCAAAACTGAAGCTAACAAAAACACAGCATTAGACAATTAAACCTGCTCTAGAGATATGCATCAGCTGCAGTTTGGATTGATCACTCTTAGCTAAAACGACATCCTTGCTCAACCTGAGACATATCAACACCCTTACGTGGTCAAAGTAAAAATTCATCAGAGATCTGAGGGGGTTTTGCAAGTGGAAAACTGCAGTGGTTTCCCACTAACATGTTGCTGAGTTTCAGGCTAAGCTACATGTATGAACCCCAGCAACTGCCTTCAGGCTGTCTGTTTCTTGGAGAGATGGACACTTAAGCCCCTTCACAAGCAGATCCTTGCTGCCAGTCAcagctacataaaaaaaaaaaaatattaaatcttcAGCTCAAGAAAAATTTGGGAAAACCCTTAGAATACAGGGGACACGGTAATATCCATTATATTTACAAGTTCTTTCCAATAGCCAAAAGAGTAAATTATAAGACCAACAGCCtgatactaaaaataataaagctcTTAGTAAAGTCTTGCACAAATGAAGTCAAGGAAGATGGTAGAATTATGGTCAGTCAGTATTTTTATGGAAAGTAAATACTACCCAATTAACAGgaaatttaaaatgagattaGAAATTTTTACGTGAAAGATAAAGTATTGACTTAGAGTTTTTAATTGGTGCCACCTGACATTTTAATTGTGAAACTAGCATAGTCCAAAATTGCCATGACACAGTTTAACTGAACTAAAAATACCAAGTAGTCTCAATATGACTTGTGCTAACCGAATACTGCCATCCTTGGTCCTGAGCTACGTtatggaaaaagtaaaattaggACTGTTGGTAAGATTTgcaaaaaaagaccaaaaatgATCTGACTTTCTTGACAAGCTGAACACATACAGAAACATACGTTTTAATGATTGTAACTTTGAAGGCCCAACATCCAGAAGAACTGCAAGAATAAATAAAGGACTGAAAAACAtgtcttggggaaaaaaagagtaactcAAAGGGAACAGAATTGATGACTTGAAGCTGTAACTGTCACAAGGTAATTTGGTAACAAATGTCTCTTAATTCTAGAACAGCCTAAAAAACCCAATGactgaaagatgaaaacaagcaaacaaaactcagaatggaaaggagggagagatttttaatgaagtaattaGTTCTTAGAACATCTTACCGGAGCAGTGTAAGATTCTTTCGACTATGCATCTTTACAGTGAGATGCGCTGCAGAGGTATTCTCTAAGAACTATGTTAGCTGAGTTTGGAGTGATacttaatttcagaaaagtttcTAATCTGTATTTTGTGGGAAAGGTTAGATTGCCACTGCAattgttctctgtttttaaaatctctgcagTTTATAAACTTGAGTGTTCTTGCTAGAGAAGTGCAAAAAAGGGCTACAGATACACAAGAAGTTTGTTCTGGAAATCTGAAACATATGTTGCATTTTCTGCCTGGGACATGTAAAGCCTTGGtgtgaaaactgtttttatgTAGTAAGTAAATTGAAAAGCAAATCTTAATCAATCTTACCTctaaatcttcattttcatcaATATTTTGGATATTTTGGTAGGCAGCAGTATATATCTCTAAAGCTTTCCCATGGAATAACATTTCAATAGttataaattcagaaaatatgttctaaaaggaaatgaaaacaagattttcttAATACAGTATAGTACATTTCCACTTCAAATACATGAAAGTACTGAATTCTGTACTTGGTATTTATATGATACAAATAACTGCACAATACCTACTACTTTTAAGTAGTCGGACCTGAATTTTAGAAATCAAACAGATATGCTGGCTGGGCTTTCACTTACACAGTTGTCATTTCATACTAAATTCTAAGTAAACGCTTGAATAGTGAAGAGGAGACTCAGTAGGAATAAAAATGCCATGCTGAAAACTCACTTGCTATTCCCTGATAACATACTTGCAAGATGTAGTCAGTGGATTTTTGCTTTGACACCAATCTTTTTTAACAGGCTGGGGACAAGTTATCTGTAAATTCTATACATACCTCTAATTTACagataattatatattttatataataaaatattatttatctatataaaaaaaaataatgatgacaTTGTCAGAACTCACACAGTCTTCCTCATAGTACTCTTAACACCAAGCATTGGTTGGCTTggttggggcggggggggagggaatTTCAACCATCTTTCATTCTTTGCTTAGTCTGTCTTTTTCTCCCAATAAAAAAGTATCTCACTTcagcaattttttaattaaatttgagATTACATAATGCAAGTGTTTTTCAGTCTATATAGTCATTGTGACTTAACCAGCTGAATGTCTGACActaaagagagaaatgaaagcttTGATTACTTGCAGTCACTGAACATACTGTGCTTTCTTCATCAGTAAAATTTTTAACTACACAGATTTCAGCATGGATAAATATATTCTTTACTTATCActatttctgttaattttgcTGATATTAATCCACATAAAACATTCCACTAACAAATGCAGCTACCAGTGAAGTAGAATACAGCAGCTTTTGCAAGGTACAGACGCTAAACAATCAGATACAGAAAATTCTGAATTCAGTAAACTGTAAGAATaatgaactgattttttaattgcaaagttCATGATATTTGGATTATGAAGCATTTATGAATTCCACAAGATTTGTATTTATGTAGACTTAAATTAATACTAAATGTTGCTAATCTTGCCAAAGAGTAACTACAGTATTTATTATGCAAGATGAAATGTGATGTCACGTACTGAAATGTGAGCATACATACTTTTAtgtcctttattttctgtttctcaaagtTATCAATGGTTTCCTCTAATTGCCGAGTTGTTCGAGTTGCATCCAGTGAAGCTCTCTGCAATTCACTTTCAGCCTGGTTAAGTAAACACAAAGGTGAAATTAGTCCTGTATTTGATACAAAGGTATTTGCCCTAATTGccatgaaaacatttcagtctgGGTTTTCCAAATACAACACATCTGTGTTACTGTATTTGTATATTTGTTTGTAGcttaataaacaaataaaaatgccttCTACACTGTCATGACTTTGatctgaaacatgaaaaatgacTAGCTGCAGCCAGTAGCTAAAGTCCCACTGCCCTAATCTATTTTCTGTAAGTCATCTGCTAATTCCACTGAGCCAGCCCAGACACTCCACTGATGACACAGTGACTGGGTTCAGGGAATTAACCCAGCACACGTGTTTACTCTTCAGAAaagttaatgtgtttttttttaagctggtgTAAAGGAGAGGGCAGGAGTGCACAGGCCAGAGCTGCAGATGAGCAGGAAAGATCACCTTTCATTTTCAAGGGCCAATCAGCCTGCTGGGTCTAGAATAAATCTTTTCCAGTCACATGCAGAACCTTGTCTTACTAggtttttataaattatttaaatagacaatagagcagcagcaggaactaATGCATTTCTCCCGTAAGTATCTCAATCAGCAGACTAGAGTTAGTATAATTTTGAGATCCAAAAGCATTTCaggtattttatatttctagtatttttatatttttaaaatattttatgaaacatATCTTCAAAAGGGCACTGGGAAGGTGACACACCAGCCAATCCCTAATGCATcaatacatgtttttcttactttgttactaaaaaaagcattttagatatgtattttaattagatAAAACTATGAACTGTACAAAAAATGCGTATTACCGTTTAAATAAAGGTATTGAAGCTACTCTGGTTAAGAAGAATTGTGAGAACTGTGTATTATTACAAAATAATGATGTAAAAGATGCAAGAGCTTGCACTTGACTGCAAAATTTGGGACTAACTTTAATTTTCAATAGATTATTGGTCAAACATTATAGATTAGTCAAGACAGTACTTACAAACTCTGTCAGTGAGCATCATCAGGAATCTATTCTGTCCTGGGACTTGGAATTAGTGTATCAAACAAGTAATTGTATCCTACACTCAAGATGTAGGATTCTTCCCATTTCTACAACACTGCAACTTcagagagaaacttttttttttttttaaagatggaaaTAGACACCACAGGCCTAGTTCCCATGATCTAGTTTTTAGTGTTACATGTATATGGAAACCTACAGCATAAGGCATGCTGtgtcacttctttttctttggttaaGAACTAGTAAACTTATATTATGGGATTATCAGTTTGAAACAATCTCCTTAGAAAACCAGCTTAAAAGTCATAGATGCAACTCTGCCATTACTAGGCTAGCAAAATTGGTAATGATCTTTAGTAGTACATAAGATCACATGTTCATCTGCCTTTCATCTAAAACACAGAAGGGAAACGGAGTAAGACAAGACATTTTGTGTATTCTCAATTATTACAATCAGTTACTCTCTGTAAATGAAGGCAGCTGTCATGCATAAGCAGCCATTACACATACAAATACAGTTATGTTATTGCTCGATCCATCTTAAATAGACTGGCCAGATTTTGTGCGCAGATGCTTTGGGAAAGGAATTTTGTTTGTTGTAGAGTGAAATGTCTAAAGTTGCAAAACCTGCATAGTCTGCAGTTtgatattttctcttctgaaggcTCACCTGTGACTGGAAATActagtaaaggaaaaaaaggcaaaataataatatttcataaaagtatgttttcacttctggttttaatatttcaaaatttagtATTTCAAAAGTTCTGTATACTTTGGAGGGCACTGTTATTATGTTGTCTGAAGCTTCCTGCTGTAAGACATTACTTACAGCGTGTAATAGCTTTGCTAGAATTCAGGTATCCAggccaaaatatttcaggaaaactgtTTGTTTTGGACTGGGGTTTGGTtatttattcataaaaaaacccacaaaccgaaaaaaccccagacaatGTAGGTagactgtttcagaaaaaaatatcaattttgatgtttaaaaattcatttttgtattttaaaaaattctggtaaggctttattttcaaagctgtattACCCCCGTGTTTCATAAGATGGACTTGAAATCTGGGAGTACAGAACCTTTGCTACTTGTGGCCAAAGTTGTCAGCTGGTGAAACATCACAGTTCCTCAAGACTGGAGCTTAACAGCTACACTAATAAACATGGTGAAGCCTCTCTCAGACCCGAAAGCTGACCTGCATACATTctcaaaagcaaatgaacatATTCCTGCTCCCAAtactttttaatgcattttgcGTTCATcactttaaaatgcagacacaTAGTGTTTGGCGCCTTTGGCCATATGCAAAACCAGACTGTACTGAGATTTAATAACTCTTCAGGCAAAGTCTTAAGTACAGAAAACAGGTGTTGCAAGAATCTAAGGCGCAGAAGGGTGTTTGGGATTAGCTTAGTGCAaagagacaagaagaaaaaaagctagatGTCAGCCATATACCCATGAAATCAACTGGGAATTAGtgcaaaagggagaaaaatgggaCCAGTCTCCCTCTGGGGAGAATAGCTGTTACGATTTACTCCTTTAATTGTAATGGAAGAGAACTCTGCATCACAGCTCAAGTTATAACCCTATGGCTGACATCTGTGTGTCTATTACATGAGGAATTCTAATTAGTCGTCACTTTATTTAACCGATTTGATTAATATTAAATGGGAATTCTTTggcagagacaaaaataaaatgtcattctCCTGGGTGGCATTTGACCATCACAAtcattttcactttctgcagTCCCATGCCCTAGTCACTAGAAAGATcctaatttctgaaataaagttGATGAAATCCTACAAATAGGACAGCTTCACAGCTGAATCCAATGCTAGagcataacaaaaaaataaacagcacatCATCATGAATTTAAATGCTGTATATAGGCATAAAGGGACTGAAGATTGCCTTGATCCCCTTTATTTTGCTATTTCCTAGATTCAGATTCCTTCAGAGTTTACAACTTCAATGAGATTTTAATGGTAATTCTGTGGAGGCTTAATTTCTCCCTCTATAATACAGAACAGCATACTGGCAAGGGTCACTGTCATTTGAAAGGAAGAGTAGTCTGGTTGAGTATTCTACTAACAGAATAacaaattttcctttcatactTTGTCTCACAGCTGGAGCAAACTCATGCCCCATCTAGGTACAAGGAAGCACAACACCTACCAAAAcaacagggagaaaagcaataaaataaaaaaaggaattgtcTGATTACGCTCATTTTTCAAACCCTCCAAATTCCTAGATGCAATTTATGCCTCCCTTTCTTGCATAAACATATCAAATAATTCATAGTTTCTTTTCAATCAAAAAGGGAGTAACGAAGCAGCTATTAGAAGCTGTAACTCATAgtaaaatttaagaaaagattCAACATAGGAAACAGTCTCTCTCTAAAGACCCTTCTTTTCTTGTTACTTTCTAAACACAATAGTTTAATTCatgagaagttttaaaaaatatttcttatagcCACTAGAGATACAGGATACAATAATGTGTCGATCTGATGGATTCCGCTGGCGTGTCTTTTCCAGTTGAGATAACTGCTTGGCTTCTCGGTTCTTTGCTGTTAAAGTTGCTTTGAGATCAtcctggaaataaaatgttttagacATGATTGAAATACATCTACGATAATACCAAATGCACTTTTCTTCACACATGCATTGCCTagaaaacatgaac comes from the Falco rusticolus isolate bFalRus1 chromosome 3, bFalRus1.pri, whole genome shotgun sequence genome and includes:
- the CIBAR1 gene encoding protein FAM92A isoform X2, coding for MMLLGRGLDARDNQTRQIQDAVSNVEKHFGELCQIFAGYVRKTARLRDKADLLVNEIYAYAATETPNLKVGLKNFADEFSRLQDYRQAEVDRLEAKVVEPLKSYGTIVKLKRDDLKATLTAKNREAKQLSQLEKTRQRNPSDRHIISQAESELQRASLDATRTTRQLEETIDNFEKQKIKDIKNIFSEFITIEMLFHGKALEIYTAAYQNIQNIDENEDLEVFRSSLYPPDYQSRLDIVRANSKSPLQRTGSLKSSLRTVQISSSLLRKDEEEEEEDEEEEDEEEEELDATKEVR
- the CIBAR1 gene encoding protein FAM92A isoform X1 produces the protein MMLLGRGLDARDNQTRQIQDAVSNVEKHFGELCQIFAGYVRKTARLRDKADLLVNEIYAYAATETPNLKVGLKNFADEFSRLQDYRQAEVDRLEAKVVEPLKSYGTIVKLKRDDLKATLTAKNREAKQLSQLEKTRQRNPSDRHIISQAESELQRASLDATRTTRQLEETIDNFEKQKIKDIKNIFSEFITIEMLFHGKALEIYTAAYQNIQNIDENEDLEVFRSSLYPPDYQSRLDIVRANSKSPLQRTGSLKSSLRTVQQISSSLLRKDEEEEEEDEEEEDEEEEELDATKEVR
- the CIBAR1 gene encoding protein FAM92A isoform X3; the protein is MMLLGRGLDARDNQTRQIQDAVSNVEKHFGELCQIFAGYVRKTARLRDKADLLVNEIYAYAATETPNLKVGLKNFADEFSRLQDYRQAEVDRLEAKVVEPLKSYGTIVKLKRDDLKATLTAKNREAKQLSQLEKTRQRNPSDRHIISQAESELQRASLDATRTTRQLEETIDNFEKQKIKDIKNIFSEFITIEMLFHGKALEIYTAAYQNIQNIDENEDLEVFRSSLYPPDYQSRLDIVRANSKSPLQRTGSLKSSLRTVQQISSSLLRKDEEEEEEDEEEEDEEEEELDATKEA
- the CIBAR1 gene encoding protein FAM92A isoform X4 is translated as MMLLGRGLDARDNQTRQIQDAVSNVEKHFGELCQIFAGYVRKTARLRDKADLLVNEIYAYAATETPNLKVGLKNFADEFSRLQDYRQAEVDRLEAKVVEPLKSYGTIVKLKRDDLKATLTAKNREAKQLSQLEKTRQRNPSDRHIIAESELQRASLDATRTTRQLEETIDNFEKQKIKDIKNIFSEFITIEMLFHGKALEIYTAAYQNIQNIDENEDLEVFRSSLYPPDYQSRLDIVRANSKSPLQRTGSLKSSLRTVQQISSSLLRKDEEEEEEDEEEEDEEEEELDATKEVR